In Streptomyces erythrochromogenes, the DNA window CTTCGCCGGGCTGGTCCTGACCGTGCGTTCGTTCGTGTTCACCGCCGTGGGCGCCTTCGCGGGCATGGCGGCCCTGGCCCCGGTGCTGCTGCTGGTCGTGCTGCCGCCCCTGCTGCTCGGCGTCGCGGCCTTCCTGGCCACGCTGCGCCCCATGGCGGCCGTGCAACGCCGGTCCCTCGACACCGACGAGGCGCTCGCGGACCGGTTGGGGGAGCTGGGGGAGGGACTCCGCGACGTCGTCGCCTGCGGCGGTCAGACGGCGGCGCGGGCACGGGTCGAGCCGCTGATCGCGGCCCAGGAACGCCTGGCCCGCAGGCTCGCGCGCTGGGCGGCCCTGCGGACCCTGGCGCTGGGTACGGCGGGCCGGCTGCCGGTGATCGCACTGCTCGTCGCGGCGCCCTGGCTGCTCGCGCACGGCATCACCGCCGGAGCGCTGGCCGGCGGCCTCACGTACCTGGTGCAGGCCCTGCTGCCGGCCCTCAACTCAGCCATGACGGCGCTCGGTTCGGCCGGCACCCGCCTGCTGGTGGTCCTGGAGCGCTTCTGCGACCCCGCGCCGCCGCCGACCCCGGGCGTTTCGGACACGGCCGCCGGGGAGGCGAAGCCGCAGCCGGCCGGCCGCGCCGTCCCCCCGGCCGCCGCCGCGGCGGCGGAGCTCCGCGGTGTCACCTTCGCCTACGGCCGCGGCGCGGCGCCCGTCCTCGACGCCCTCGACCTGGTCGTGCGGCCGGGGGAACACCTCGCCGTCGTCGGTCCGAGCGGCATCGGCAAGTCCACGCTCACCGCCCTGCTCGCGGGCATGCTCCCACCCGACGCGGGCACCGTGCTCGTCGCCGGCTCGGCCGCCCGCCGGACACCGGACGCGAGGGGGCCGGACCCGCGGCGGACCCTCCTGCCGCAGCAGGCCTACGTGTTCACCGGCACCGTACGGGAGAACCTCACCCACCTCTCCCATCTCTCCCCCCTCTCCGCGGACCCGGGCGACCCCCGGTCCGGGGACGCCCGGGTGTGGTGCGCCGTCGCCGCCCTGGGGCTGGACGGCCTGGTGGAGCGGCTGGGCGGGCTCGACGCCGAGGTGCGGCCCCGGCTGCTGTCCCGCGGCGAGAGCCAGCACCTCGCGCTCGCCGCCGCCTACCTCTCGCCGGCGCCGCTCCTGCTCCTCGACGAAGCCACCTGCCACCTGGACCCGCGTACGGAGGAGCGTGCCGAACGGGCCCTCGCGGCCCGGCCCGGCACCCTCGTCGTCGTGGCCCACCGCGTTTCGTCCGCGGCCCGCGCCGACCGGGTCCTCGTCCTGGACGGGACCCGAGCCGTATGCGGCACCCATGCAGAACTCCCGGCCAGATCGACCCTGTACCGCGATCTGGTGGGGAAGTGGAACGGCACCGCGGACGGCTGACCCGGCCGTCCCGCCCCCGCCCGCGACGGCCGTGGATCAGACCCAGCCCTCCCGCCGGGATATCCGGATCGCGTCGATGAGGTTGCGCGCGCCGGTCTTGCGGGTCGCCGCGGCCATGTAGTTGCGTACCGTCCCGCTCGCCAGGTGCAGTGTGCGGGCGATCTCGGCGATGGAATCGCCCTCGGCGGCCCGGGCCAGCACGCTGAGCTCGCGCGGGCTCAGCGGTACGGGGTCCGCCTCCATGAAGGCGGAGGCCAGGGAGGCGTCTATGAACCGTTCTCCCGCGGCGACCCGCCGTACCGCCCGTACCAGGCGTCCCGGCGAGCCGTCCTTGTCGACGTAGCCGCGGGCCTCGGCGCGGAAGGCCCGGTGCAGCGAACCGGGCGCGCCGGTCGAGGCGAGCACCAGTACGGGGGAGGGGGACGCGAGGACCTGGCGGTCCGCTCCGCGCCCGTGGTCGGCCAGCACGGCCGTCGTCCCCGGACAGTCGAGGTCGACGACCGTCACGTCCGGGCATAAGGACTCCGCGCGGCGGGCCGCGCTCGGCCAGCCCGCGGACGTGACCTCGAAAGGCCCTTCCGATCTCAGCAGGGCGGCCAGTGCCGACCGGACCAGGCTGACGCTGTGCAGGACCAGGACCTTCGTCATCGTGAGCTCTCCTCGGTGAACGAACCAACAGCACCACGCGGCTGCCCCCGGACAGGGGAGATGGAACGTCACTGCGGGGGGCGTGCAGGGGTGTACGGACAACTTGGCCGAGATGCCGGGGGATCCGGCTTCGCTTCGGCGGGTTACCCCCTTGAACTCACACGTTGTTCCCTCATACCTCGCGCCACCGCGCCATGGCCCAGGAGAAGGCCCCGAAGAGCACCAGTCCGACGGCCACCGCGACGAGCAGCCACGGTCCCACCGGAGTCTCGGCGAACGACCTCAGGGTGTCGTCGAGCCCCTTCGCCTGCCCCGGGTCGTAGCGCAGCGCCGCGTACACGACGAAGCCGCCGGCCGCCGCGAACACGGCCCCGCGGGCCAGCCCGCCGCTCACCCCGAGGAAGTCGACCGCCTTGCGCGAGCCCTCAGAGGCCCCGCCCATGGCGAGGTGCTTGCGGAAGCGGCGTCGCGCCGCCTGTACCGCGATGACCACGCCCGCGATGGCGATCCCGAGCCCTGCGGCACCCACCAGCCACTGGCCGGCGGGCAGGCCGAGCGTCTTGGCGGTCATGTCACGCGACTGCTCGTCCCCGGAGCGCCCGCCGCCGCCCGATGCGAACACGAGGACGGAGAAGGCCGCCACCGCGTAGAACACGCACCGGCCCGCCGAGGCCAGCCGTTTGGTGGCCTTGTCGCCGTCCGGCCCGGCCGCGCCGAACACCGCCTCCGACAGCCGCCACAGCATCATGCACACGAGACCGATGCCGACGGCCCAGATGAGGACGGAGCCGAAGGGCTTGTCCGCGAGCTCCTGGAGGGCGCCCTGCCGGTCGGCCTCCCGGCCGCCGCCACCGAAGGCGACGCGGACGGCCAGGATCCCGATCAGCCCGTACAGCACCCCGCGCGCCACCAGCCCGCAGCGTGCCGTGACCTCCCGGAGCGTGCCGCCGCGCGACGCGGTCCGGGCGCCCTTTCTCGCCGTCACCCCGCTCATCGCGCTCAGACCTCGCCGCGCCAGGCGCCCGTCTCGACCCCGCGGGACTCGATGAACAGCTTGAACCGCTTCAGATCGCCGTTGACCTGGCGTTTGACGAAGCCGAGCTTGTCGGCGGCGGCCTCGGCGATGCCGTCGGGCACCCAGTTCATGTGCAGGACGACCTTGGTGGTGGTCGCGTCGATCGGCTGGAAGGTGACGAGCCCGGCCTGGCGGGCCTCACCGTCGACCGTCATCCACGCGACGCGCCGGTCCGGGAGCTGCTCGGTGATCTGCGCGTCGAACTCGCGCCGGACCCCGTTCACGTTCGTCACCCAGTGGGTGAGCGTGTCACTGCGCTGGTCGATGCGCTCGACCCCCTCCATGAACGCGGGGAAGTCCTCGAACTGCGTCCACTGGTTGTAGGCCGTGCGTACCGGAACGTTGACCTCGACATACTCCTCGACGTGCGACATGCGCACCCCTTCCGCGTCTTCGGGCGTCCGTCTGGACGTCTCGTGGCGCGGCTACCCCGACCCTCGGGCACCATGCACCCGCACGGTCCGTGTACGGCCGACGACGCAGGGCACACGCGGGTGCATGACCGTACTCAAGACCAGCGTGATCGTCCTGGACTGCGCAGAACCCGAGCCACTGGCCCGCTTCTACGCGGAACTGCTCGGCGCGACGGCGGGCCCGGCCCCCGACGACGGCGAGCTGTTCCTCGTCACCGGCGGCGCCGGCGTGCTGCTCGGCATCCGCCGCGACCCGCAGCACACACCGCCGAGCTGGCCGCTGCCGGAGGGCTCCCAGCAGGTCCACCTGCGGATCCTGGTGGCGGAGGACTCCCTCGACGAGGCCGAGCGCGAGGCCGTCGCGCTCGGCGCGCGCCCGGTGGCGGCGGAGGAGGACGGCACCCGCCCGGACAACCGCACGACCCTGCGCCGCTACGCGGACCCGGCGGGCCACGCGTTCGTCCTCGCGTCCGTCCGGTCGGCCGGCAGCTGACCGGTGACCGCCCTCCATCCGCCCACGGCCCTGCTGCTGCCGCTGCGGCAGGACCTCGAACGCGCCGATGGGCAGGGCGGGCCGACGCGTCTGGAGAAGCGTCAGGCTCGGCTCGACCAGGCCGTGGGGGGCTCATGGAACGGGGCGCGGAGGAACGAGACGGTGCGGAGCGGGAGCTGAACGCGTACGAGCGGGTCCTCGCGGAGGACCGTCGGGTCATGCG includes these proteins:
- a CDS encoding ABC transporter ATP-binding protein — its product is MTGTGTGTETEAWRRVAPEGRRFLRGHKSALARLAAWSLVESAHTFLGGYGVARALDDGFLAGRTGTGLAWLAAAAAGALVGGFALRGVFAGLADLVEPLRDGLVRRAVRQALDRAVADPVRAPDAGAVSRLTQQTEMARDSFAGLVLTVRSFVFTAVGAFAGMAALAPVLLLVVLPPLLLGVAAFLATLRPMAAVQRRSLDTDEALADRLGELGEGLRDVVACGGQTAARARVEPLIAAQERLARRLARWAALRTLALGTAGRLPVIALLVAAPWLLAHGITAGALAGGLTYLVQALLPALNSAMTALGSAGTRLLVVLERFCDPAPPPTPGVSDTAAGEAKPQPAGRAVPPAAAAAAELRGVTFAYGRGAAPVLDALDLVVRPGEHLAVVGPSGIGKSTLTALLAGMLPPDAGTVLVAGSAARRTPDARGPDPRRTLLPQQAYVFTGTVRENLTHLSHLSPLSADPGDPRSGDARVWCAVAALGLDGLVERLGGLDAEVRPRLLSRGESQHLALAAAYLSPAPLLLLDEATCHLDPRTEERAERALAARPGTLVVVAHRVSSAARADRVLVLDGTRAVCGTHAELPARSTLYRDLVGKWNGTADG
- a CDS encoding response regulator transcription factor; its protein translation is MTKVLVLHSVSLVRSALAALLRSEGPFEVTSAGWPSAARRAESLCPDVTVVDLDCPGTTAVLADHGRGADRQVLASPSPVLVLASTGAPGSLHRAFRAEARGYVDKDGSPGRLVRAVRRVAAGERFIDASLASAFMEADPVPLSPRELSVLARAAEGDSIAEIARTLHLASGTVRNYMAAATRKTGARNLIDAIRISRREGWV
- a CDS encoding DUF1206 domain-containing protein — protein: MSGVTARKGARTASRGGTLREVTARCGLVARGVLYGLIGILAVRVAFGGGGREADRQGALQELADKPFGSVLIWAVGIGLVCMMLWRLSEAVFGAAGPDGDKATKRLASAGRCVFYAVAAFSVLVFASGGGGRSGDEQSRDMTAKTLGLPAGQWLVGAAGLGIAIAGVVIAVQAARRRFRKHLAMGGASEGSRKAVDFLGVSGGLARGAVFAAAGGFVVYAALRYDPGQAKGLDDTLRSFAETPVGPWLLVAVAVGLVLFGAFSWAMARWREV
- a CDS encoding SRPBCC family protein — encoded protein: MSHVEEYVEVNVPVRTAYNQWTQFEDFPAFMEGVERIDQRSDTLTHWVTNVNGVRREFDAQITEQLPDRRVAWMTVDGEARQAGLVTFQPIDATTTKVVLHMNWVPDGIAEAAADKLGFVKRQVNGDLKRFKLFIESRGVETGAWRGEV
- a CDS encoding VOC family protein, translated to MTVLKTSVIVLDCAEPEPLARFYAELLGATAGPAPDDGELFLVTGGAGVLLGIRRDPQHTPPSWPLPEGSQQVHLRILVAEDSLDEAEREAVALGARPVAAEEDGTRPDNRTTLRRYADPAGHAFVLASVRSAGS